A region from the Dendropsophus ebraccatus isolate aDenEbr1 chromosome 1, aDenEbr1.pat, whole genome shotgun sequence genome encodes:
- the ALDH1A2 gene encoding retinal dehydrogenase 2, protein MTSSKIEMPGEVKTDPAALMASLHLLPSPTTNLEVKHTKIFINNEWQSSESGKVFPVYNPSTGEQICEVQEAEKADVDKAVRAARLAFSWGSVWRRMDASERGRLLDKLADLIERERAILATLESLNCGKPFLQSFYVDLQGVIKTFRYYAGWADKIHGMTIPADGDYLTFTRHEPIGVCGQIIPWNFPLLMFAWKVAPALCCGNTVVIKPAEQTPLTALYMGALIKEAGFPPGVVNILPGYGPTAGAAITAHPGIDKVAFTGSTKVGMLIQEAAGKSNLKRVTLELGGKSPNIIFADADLDYAVEQAHQGVFFNQGQCCTAGSRTFVEDSIYEEFVRRSVERAKRRIVGSPFDPTTEQGPQADKKQYNKILELIQSGVAEGAKLECGGKPLGRKGFFIEPTVFSNVTDDMRIAKEEIFGPVQQILRFKTMEEVIERANNSDFGLVAAVFTNDINKALTVSSAMQAGTVWINCYNALNAQSPFGGYKMSGNGREMGEYGLREYTEAKTVTIKIPQKNS, encoded by the exons ATCTTTATAAACAATGAGTGGCAGAGTTCTGAGAGTGGGAAGGTGTTTCCAGTCTATAATCCATCTACTGGAGAGCAGATATGTGAGGTTCAAGAAGCTGAGAAG GCTGATGTGGACAAAGCTGTAAGAGCTGCACGCTTGGCCTTTTCCTGGGGTTCTGTATGGAGACGAATGGATGCATCAGAAAGAGGAAGACTCTTGGATAAACTGGCTGATTTGATTGAAAGGGAGAGGGCTATCCTTGCT ACACTTGAATCCCTAAATTGTGGCAAGCCCTTTCTACAGTCTTTTTATGTGGACCTCCAAGGTGTGATTAAAACCTTCCGATACTATGCTGGTTGGGCAGACAAAATACATGGCATGACCATACCGGCAG ATGGGGATTACCTAACATTTACAAGACATGAACCTATTGGAGTGTGCGGACAGATCATCCCG TGGAACTTTCCCCTACTGATGTTCGCATGGAAGGTTGCACCAGCTCTGTGCTGTGGGAACACTGTGGTAATAAAACCGGCTGAACAGACACCACTCACTGCCCTGTACATGGGAGCCCTCATCAAGGAG GCTGGGTTTCCACCAGGAGTTGTTAATATTTTGCCAGGATATGGTCCAACTGCAGGCGCAGCAATTACTGCTCACCCTGGCATAGATAAAGTTGCATTCACTGGCTCTACAAAG gtTGGAATGCTCATTCAAGAAGCTGCTGGGAAAAGCAACCTTAAAAGAGTCACCCTTGAATTAGGTGGCAAAAGTCCAAATATTATATTTGCAGATGCAGATT TGGACTATGCTGTGGAACAGGCACACCAAGGGGTCTTCTTCAACCAAGGACAGTGTTGTACTGCAGGCTCACGAACCTTTGTGGAAGACTCTATTTATGAGGAGTTTGTTCGGAGGAGTGTTGAACGGGCAAAAAGAAGAATAGTTGGGAGTCCTTTTGATCCAACTACAGAACAAGGCCCACAG GCTGACAAGAAGCAATATAATAAAATCCTGGAACTGATTCAGAGTGGTGTTGCTGAGGGCGCTAAACTGGAATGTGGCGGCAAACCTCTAGGAAGAAAGGGGTTCTTTATAGAGCCAACAGTCTTTTCTAATGTCACCGATGACATGAGGATTGCAAAAGAAGAG ATATTTGGACCAGTACAACAAATACTAAGGTTTAAAACCATGGAAGAAGTTATTGAGCGAGCCAACAACTCTGACTTTGGGCTAGTTGCAGCTGTGTTTACAAATGATATCAACAAGGCCCTTACGGTATCATCAGCGATGCAAGCTGGGACTGTATG GATAAACTGCTACAATGCTTTAAATGCTCAAAGTCCGTTTGGAGGATACAAAATGTCTGGAAATGGAAGAGAGAT GGGAGAGTATGGCCTACGGGAATATACAGAAGCAAAAACAGTCACCATAAAGATCCCACAGAAGAACTCCTAA